A window of the Streptomyces sp. Ag109_O5-10 genome harbors these coding sequences:
- a CDS encoding DUF1877 family protein has product MSTYLRLRAVPAPALRNSPAWLERLFASDAEALQHRAGRCGRCPDEVLDVCSPNQERIYTGAPPDAPGSRPQAQVVLGGCPVLRTDRREPPLLVLTAAQTRRVAGFLEHADFDALWDLARDRLLPAYGGMPAEPETSRAFAMTHRELRAFYAHAAQCGKAVVKRRSRV; this is encoded by the coding sequence ATGAGTACGTACCTCCGTCTGCGAGCGGTGCCGGCCCCGGCACTGCGCAACAGTCCGGCTTGGCTGGAGCGACTTTTCGCGAGCGATGCGGAGGCCCTCCAGCACCGCGCCGGCCGGTGCGGCCGGTGCCCCGACGAGGTCCTGGACGTGTGCTCTCCGAACCAGGAGCGCATCTACACCGGCGCTCCGCCGGACGCGCCGGGGAGCCGGCCGCAGGCCCAGGTGGTGCTCGGCGGCTGCCCCGTGCTCCGCACCGACCGGCGCGAGCCGCCGTTGCTGGTCCTCACGGCGGCCCAGACCCGCCGGGTGGCCGGATTCCTGGAGCACGCCGACTTCGACGCGCTGTGGGACCTTGCCCGGGACCGGCTGCTGCCCGCCTACGGCGGGATGCCCGCGGAGCCCGAGACGTCTCGCGCGTTCGCCATGACGCACCGGGAGCTGCGGGCCTTCTACGCGCACGCGGCCCAATGTGGGAAAGCGGTGGTGAAGCGCCGTTCCCGGGTGTGA
- a CDS encoding LysR family transcriptional regulator, whose product MLDVRRILLFTEVARRGSVTATARALNYTPSAVSQQISRLETEAGQPLLERHARGVTLTDAGRALAERGQRIERELQAAENELADYAGLRAGTLRIGTFPTVGASLLPQAVIAFRDAHPDVRLTVRSARIAGLWTMLENREIEMSLMWDYDWSRIDREDIVITPLLDDPPALLVSDHHPLAGRDAASLADFAHDPWITRADHHPVAEALVRGCRDVGFEPHIAYEAHDYQEAQAMVAAGIGVALAPTLALEGIRPGVNALPLQPPAPIRRILLVRMADHSLTPAALTFAGLLRDAAEARIP is encoded by the coding sequence GTGCTCGATGTCCGGCGCATCCTGCTCTTCACGGAGGTCGCCCGGCGCGGCTCGGTGACCGCGACGGCCCGCGCCCTCAACTACACCCCGTCGGCGGTGTCGCAGCAGATCAGCCGCCTGGAAACGGAAGCGGGACAGCCCCTGCTGGAACGCCACGCCCGGGGCGTCACCCTCACCGACGCCGGACGGGCGCTGGCCGAACGAGGGCAACGGATCGAACGCGAACTGCAGGCAGCGGAGAACGAACTCGCCGACTACGCCGGCCTGCGCGCGGGCACCCTGCGCATCGGCACCTTCCCCACCGTCGGCGCCTCGCTCCTGCCACAGGCCGTGATCGCCTTCCGGGACGCGCACCCCGACGTACGGCTGACCGTCCGCAGCGCCCGCATCGCCGGGCTCTGGACGATGCTGGAGAACCGGGAGATCGAGATGTCCCTCATGTGGGACTACGACTGGAGCCGGATCGACCGCGAGGACATTGTCATCACCCCACTCCTCGACGACCCGCCGGCCCTTCTCGTCAGCGACCACCATCCACTCGCCGGCCGCGACGCCGCCTCACTCGCCGACTTCGCACACGACCCCTGGATCACCCGCGCCGACCATCACCCGGTGGCCGAAGCCCTCGTGCGCGGCTGCCGCGACGTCGGCTTCGAGCCCCACATCGCCTACGAGGCCCACGACTACCAGGAGGCCCAGGCCATGGTCGCGGCCGGCATCGGCGTCGCCCTCGCCCCCACCCTGGCCCTGGAGGGCATCCGACCCGGCGTGAACGCCCTGCCCCTCCAGCCGCCGGCACCCATCCGCCGCATCCTCCTGGTTCGCATGGCCGACCACTCCCTCACCCCCGCCGCCCTCACCTTCGCCGGACTCCTCCGCGACGCCGCCGAGGCCCGAATTCCCTGA
- a CDS encoding PrpF domain-containing protein yields MLRLQGEMIRGGTSKCWIFDQRDVAATGVDVDALLLAAFNAADPRQIDGVGGASSTTSKAAVVQASTQPGVDVEYAFAQVGIGDERVEWASNCGNCATAVALYAVHHRLVPITSDTTTVRMLNVNTGARLTGTIPTPAGVAPEEGTAVVPGTSAPGVPVLLGFEDPAGSTTGRALPTGRALDELTGPDGLVEASLVDAGAPAALFEAKAFGLDGTESLTAFASAVPALTLLRRQAALAMGLAREGDPVSHAVPKVGVVARPAPYRTTQGILVNQDEYDLAVRMVSMHAPHPAIGLTSAVALATAATTPGTLAHRVARQTADGTLRLGTPAGVITTQAVPAPDGASPTVLLHRAARRIARAELLVPVLEGRPV; encoded by the coding sequence GTGCTGCGTCTGCAGGGCGAGATGATCCGCGGAGGAACCAGCAAGTGCTGGATCTTCGACCAGCGCGACGTGGCCGCCACGGGCGTGGACGTCGATGCCCTCCTGCTCGCCGCCTTCAACGCCGCCGACCCCCGCCAGATCGACGGCGTGGGCGGCGCCTCCTCCACCACCTCCAAGGCCGCCGTCGTTCAGGCGTCGACCCAGCCCGGTGTGGATGTCGAGTACGCCTTCGCACAGGTCGGTATCGGCGACGAGCGCGTGGAGTGGGCCAGCAACTGCGGCAACTGCGCCACCGCCGTGGCCCTGTACGCCGTCCACCACCGGCTCGTGCCGATCACGTCGGACACCACCACCGTCCGCATGCTCAACGTCAACACCGGGGCCCGCCTCACCGGCACCATCCCCACCCCCGCGGGCGTGGCCCCGGAGGAGGGCACGGCCGTGGTCCCGGGTACCTCGGCGCCGGGCGTGCCGGTCCTGCTCGGGTTCGAGGACCCGGCGGGCTCGACGACCGGCCGCGCGCTGCCGACCGGCCGGGCACTGGACGAGCTGACCGGCCCGGACGGCCTTGTCGAGGCATCCCTGGTGGACGCCGGCGCTCCGGCCGCGCTGTTCGAGGCCAAGGCGTTCGGCCTCGACGGCACGGAGTCCCTCACCGCGTTCGCCTCCGCAGTGCCCGCGCTGACCCTGCTGCGCCGCCAGGCGGCGCTGGCCATGGGCCTGGCCCGCGAGGGCGATCCGGTCAGCCACGCGGTGCCGAAGGTGGGCGTCGTCGCCCGTCCCGCGCCCTATCGCACGACACAGGGCATCCTCGTCAACCAGGACGAGTACGACCTGGCCGTGCGCATGGTCTCCATGCACGCCCCGCACCCGGCGATCGGCCTGACCTCCGCCGTGGCCCTGGCCACGGCCGCCACCACCCCCGGCACCCTCGCCCACCGCGTGGCCCGGCAGACCGCCGACGGCACGCTGCGCCTGGGCACCCCCGCCGGCGTGATCACCACCCAAGCCGTCCCCGCACCGGACGGCGCGTCCCCCACGGTGCTGCTGCACCGCGCCGCCCGGCGTATCGCCCGAGCCGAACTCCTCGTTCCCGTCCTGGAAGGACGCCCCGTATGA
- a CDS encoding RNA polymerase sigma factor, whose translation MQEYDGELGAAVARAQDGDEGAFAVLYRIVQPGLLGYLRGVVGDDAEDVASDAWLEIARDLGRFKGDGAGFRGWTATIARHRALDHLRRRRVRPQAGGTDQDVLDLAGPHNTHEQALESLSTEWALELIRGLPRDQCEAVLLRVVVGLDGPSAARVLGKRPGAVRTAAHRGLKRLARQLGIGGEAEESVTDVASRTLGEST comes from the coding sequence GTGCAGGAGTACGACGGGGAGCTGGGCGCGGCGGTCGCGCGCGCCCAGGACGGCGACGAGGGAGCCTTCGCGGTCCTCTACCGGATCGTGCAGCCGGGCCTTCTGGGCTACCTGCGGGGTGTCGTCGGCGACGACGCGGAGGACGTGGCGTCCGACGCCTGGCTGGAGATAGCCCGCGACCTCGGGCGGTTCAAAGGGGACGGCGCGGGCTTTCGCGGCTGGACCGCGACCATCGCCCGGCACCGGGCACTGGATCACCTGCGTCGGCGGCGGGTGCGGCCCCAGGCCGGCGGCACCGACCAGGACGTACTGGATCTGGCCGGCCCGCACAACACGCATGAGCAGGCCCTCGAGTCCCTCTCCACGGAGTGGGCTCTGGAGTTGATCCGCGGGCTGCCGCGGGACCAGTGCGAGGCCGTGCTGCTGCGGGTCGTGGTCGGTCTGGACGGTCCGTCCGCCGCGCGCGTCCTCGGCAAGCGGCCGGGTGCGGTGCGCACGGCCGCCCACCGGGGCCTGAAACGCCTTGCCCGTCAGCTCGGGATCGGCGGCGAGGCGGAGGAGAGTGTGACGGATGTGGCTTCCCGCACGCTGGGGGAGTCGACATGA
- the dctA gene encoding C4-dicarboxylate transporter DctA, whose translation MSRNDAAPGTVTPPPGRIRRMLSHLYVQCLIAVLLGAAVGGLWPSVGADLKPLGDGFIALVKMFIAPVIFCTVVHGIASMGNARAVGRVSLKALVYFEVLTTVAMAIGLVVVNVVKPGSGLHIDLSTLSTKGLPPEATTAHEGFAAFLLATIPATLVSALTGNEILPVLLVSVLFGFGLHASGEAGLGIARGVEKFSTVLFTLIRWIMRLAPVGAFGSMAFTIGHYGLGTLRHLALLVGSFWLTALFFVLVVLGTVMRLNGLRLLPFLRYIKEELLIVLGTSSTEPVLPRMMAKLQHAGASKPVVGITLPAGYSFNLDGTAIYLTMGSVFLAQALGIDLSLTQQLGMLAVMLLTSKGAAGVTGSGFIALAATLSAVPHVPPAALALIFGVDRFMSEARALTSLVGNGVATLAVARWEGELDEDRAKAVLRGEIPYAPTPAPSAVTAEPDPTQTPVPAHAPVPAAT comes from the coding sequence ATGAGCCGCAACGACGCCGCCCCGGGTACCGTCACCCCACCACCGGGCCGCATCCGCCGGATGCTGTCCCACCTGTACGTCCAGTGCCTGATCGCCGTCCTCCTCGGCGCCGCCGTGGGCGGGCTGTGGCCGTCCGTCGGCGCCGACCTCAAACCGCTCGGCGACGGCTTCATCGCGCTGGTGAAGATGTTCATCGCACCGGTCATCTTCTGCACGGTCGTCCACGGCATCGCCTCCATGGGCAACGCCCGCGCGGTCGGCCGCGTGAGCCTGAAGGCCCTGGTCTACTTCGAGGTACTGACCACCGTGGCCATGGCGATCGGTCTGGTCGTCGTCAACGTCGTCAAACCCGGCAGCGGTCTGCACATCGACCTCTCGACCCTGTCCACCAAGGGCCTGCCGCCGGAGGCGACCACGGCCCACGAGGGCTTCGCCGCCTTCCTCCTCGCCACCATCCCGGCCACCCTGGTCAGCGCCCTGACCGGCAACGAGATCCTGCCCGTGCTGCTGGTGTCGGTGCTGTTCGGCTTCGGCCTGCACGCCAGCGGAGAGGCCGGCCTGGGCATCGCCCGGGGTGTCGAGAAGTTCTCCACGGTCCTGTTCACGCTCATCCGCTGGATCATGCGGCTGGCCCCCGTCGGCGCGTTCGGCTCGATGGCCTTCACCATCGGCCACTACGGCCTGGGTACCCTGCGCCATCTGGCGCTGCTGGTCGGCTCGTTCTGGCTGACCGCCCTCTTCTTCGTCCTGGTCGTCCTCGGGACCGTGATGCGCCTGAACGGACTGCGGCTGCTGCCCTTCCTGCGCTACATCAAGGAAGAACTGCTGATCGTCCTGGGCACCTCCTCCACCGAGCCCGTCCTGCCGCGCATGATGGCCAAGCTCCAGCACGCGGGCGCCTCGAAACCGGTCGTCGGCATCACGCTGCCCGCCGGGTACTCCTTCAACCTCGACGGCACCGCCATCTACCTGACCATGGGCTCGGTCTTCCTCGCCCAGGCTCTCGGCATCGACCTCAGCCTCACCCAGCAACTGGGCATGCTCGCCGTCATGCTGCTCACCTCCAAGGGCGCCGCGGGCGTCACCGGCTCCGGCTTCATCGCGCTGGCCGCCACCCTCAGCGCCGTGCCGCACGTCCCGCCCGCCGCCCTCGCGCTGATCTTCGGCGTCGACCGGTTCATGTCCGAAGCCCGCGCCCTGACCAGCCTGGTCGGCAACGGCGTCGCCACTCTGGCCGTCGCCCGCTGGGAGGGCGAGCTGGACGAGGACCGCGCCAAGGCCGTCCTGCGCGGAGAGATCCCCTACGCCCCCACCCCGGCTCCCTCCGCGGTGACAGCCGAGCCCGACCCGACGCAGACACCGGTACCGGCCCACGCCCCCGTCCCCGCCGCAACCTGA